A region from the Streptomyces sp. 3214.6 genome encodes:
- a CDS encoding pyridoxal phosphate-dependent decarboxylase family protein gives MSMPPLASGPQGPDALRPLLAAVLDALDTGHRTRGGPLPAGGPHAVAARMRDAVGDVLPEHGDPGALPALVHALAEGAADPADPLCAAHLHCPPLAVATAADLAVCALNPSLDSWDQAPAASELETLVTRQLSKEVYTDAPPAPTPDALMTTGGTESNQLALLLAREILGPTVRLVCGANAHHSLTRAAWLLGLPAPVVAPTPTGTLDPAALDAALTTLPGPHLVTATAGTTDAGLIDPLPDIAAVCHTHRARLHIDAAYGAGLLFSDRHRHQLTGLSAADTVTLDLHKLGWQPIAAGLLAVRDHRDLTALHHHADYLNADDDTQAGLPDLLGRSLRTSRRPDTLKIAVTLKTLGRTGLGALVDQVCAHAHHLADLITAHPRLELHAPPTISTVLFRPTGATDNTVAEIRRRLLTDGHAVLGRAHLDGRLWLKTTLLNPHTRPDDLAALLKLVEGNTPT, from the coding sequence GTGAGCATGCCGCCCCTCGCCTCAGGCCCCCAAGGCCCCGACGCCCTGCGCCCCTTGCTCGCAGCCGTCCTCGACGCCCTCGACACCGGCCACCGCACACGCGGCGGACCACTGCCCGCAGGCGGACCCCACGCCGTCGCCGCACGGATGCGGGACGCGGTGGGAGACGTCCTCCCCGAACACGGCGACCCCGGCGCCCTGCCCGCCCTCGTCCACGCCCTCGCCGAAGGCGCCGCCGACCCCGCCGACCCCCTCTGCGCCGCCCACCTGCACTGCCCACCCCTCGCCGTCGCAACGGCAGCAGACCTCGCGGTCTGCGCCCTCAACCCGTCCCTGGACTCCTGGGACCAGGCACCGGCAGCCTCTGAGCTGGAGACCCTGGTGACCCGGCAACTCTCCAAAGAGGTCTACACGGACGCCCCACCCGCCCCCACCCCCGACGCCCTGATGACAACCGGCGGCACCGAATCCAACCAACTGGCCCTCCTCCTCGCCCGCGAGATCCTCGGCCCCACCGTCCGCCTCGTCTGCGGAGCCAACGCCCACCACTCCCTCACCCGCGCCGCCTGGCTCCTCGGCCTGCCCGCACCCGTCGTCGCCCCCACCCCCACCGGCACCCTCGACCCCGCCGCCCTCGACGCCGCCCTCACCACCCTCCCCGGCCCCCACCTCGTCACCGCCACCGCCGGCACCACCGACGCCGGACTCATCGACCCCCTCCCCGACATCGCCGCCGTCTGCCACACCCACCGCGCCCGCCTGCACATCGACGCCGCCTACGGCGCAGGCCTCCTCTTCAGCGACCGCCACCGGCACCAGCTCACCGGCCTGAGCGCCGCCGACACCGTCACCCTCGACCTGCACAAACTCGGCTGGCAACCCATCGCCGCCGGACTCCTCGCCGTCCGCGACCACCGCGACCTCACCGCCCTGCACCACCACGCCGACTACCTCAACGCCGACGACGACACCCAAGCCGGCCTCCCCGACCTCCTCGGCCGCTCCCTGCGCACCAGCCGCCGCCCCGACACCCTCAAGATCGCCGTCACCCTCAAAACCCTCGGCCGCACCGGCCTCGGCGCCCTCGTCGACCAGGTCTGCGCCCACGCCCACCACCTCGCCGACCTCATCACCGCACACCCCCGCCTCGAACTCCACGCCCCACCCACCATCAGCACCGTCCTCTTCCGCCCCACCGGCGCCACCGACAACACCGTCGCCGAAATACGCCGCCGCCTCCTCACCGACGGCCACGCCGTCCTCGGCCGCGCCCACCTCGACGGACGCCTCTGGCTCAAGACCACCCTCCTCAACCCCCACACCCGCCCCGACGACCTCGCAGCCCTCCTGAAACTGGTAGAAGGAAACACCCCCACATGA